A region of Vigna radiata var. radiata cultivar VC1973A chromosome 6, Vradiata_ver6, whole genome shotgun sequence DNA encodes the following proteins:
- the LOC106763387 gene encoding exocyst complex component EXO70B1, whose amino-acid sequence MSLGLSRLSQLGFEVDLLYFFCGLLTVQLMKIKPWLVTVGGAFSYSLILLRSNLDLQPRIRYHGLQHQDHVVIEIGSHSQPQRTINSVTQVDSTQTIIASSQPHPVIDIVWPSRGIRQYASQVVSPQEGGTGGARPENIYGTKECFIGCIEALQKENRSVIRAISMHVDKYLKASVLSEEQISVPELHGDDNMVVDSLSSRMIGKLRQSVQKMVSDGFEEECLHVYSNWRRGFLKESLWALGLQVQELNGEDINKLEKDERLIKAMNIAARILFPNEKRLFIRVVSGSIRNGEFHFRELCTELATGLLNSALALATWSLFMRNTLQELIHEFESFTILRNIVVVLIRQRLCIYEVLEDVSLIPGGGIHPLTLEGMCFIYLVYRNREIRKLKRDLKEGKIPASMYIDKVRIRLKCSLDHKSKNGNKFHVMNYNESPHQSFLGTFEEFVGKHVYKYIKYRKSEIHDRLSKLFLLME is encoded by the coding sequence ATGTCTCTAGGCTTGTCTAGGCTGAGCCAGTTAGGATTTGAGGTTGATCTCCTCTATTTTTTCTGTGGACTTCTGACCGTACAACTCATGAAAATAAAACCGTGGTTAGTCACTGTTGGAGGAGCTTTCAGTTATTCCCTCATCCTTCTTCGTTCCAATTTGGATCTTCAACCAAGAATTCGGTATCATGGACTTCAACACCAAGATCATGTAGTGATTGAAATTGGTTCTCATTCACAACCACAAAGAACCATTAATAGTGTTACTCAAGTGGATTCAACCCAAACAATTATAGCCAGTTCACAACCACACCCTGTCATTGATATAGTCTGGCCTTCAAGAGGAATAAGACAATATGCTTCTCAAGTAGTTTCACCTCAAGAGGGTGGTACTGGTGGTGCCCGTCCAGAAAACATTTATGGTACCAAGGAATGCTTTATAGGTTGTATAGAGGCTCTTCAGAAGGAGAATAGGAGCGTTATCAGAGCAATTTCCATGCATGTAGACAAATACCTTAAAGCTAGTGTTCTTAGTGAGGAACAGATTTCAGTGCCAGAATTGCATGGCGACGACAACATGGTGGTTGATTCATTGTCGTCAAGAATGATCGGCAAGCTTCGTCAAAGTGTACAGAAGATGGTGTCAGATGGATTTGAGGAGGAATGCTTGCACGTGTACAGTAATTGGCGGAGGGGGTTTCTGAAAGAGAGCCTCTGGGCATTAGGGTTGCAGGTTCAAGAGCTCAACGGGGAGGACATTAACAAGTTGGAGAAGGATGAGAGGCTGATAAAAGCTATGAACATAGCTGCGAGGATACTCTTTCCCAATGAAAAAAGACTCTTCATTCGTGTCGTTAGCGGCTCCATTCGCAATGGGGAGTTTCATTTCAGGGAACTTTGCACGGAATTGGCTACTGGTCTGCTGAACTCTGCCCTTGCCTTGGCAACATGGAGTCTTTTCATGCGCAACACATTGCAGGAGTTGATACATGAGTTTGAATCATTTACAATACTAAGAAATATTGTAGTGGTCCTGATAAGGCAGAGATTGTGCATTTATGAGGTTTTGGAAGATGTATCACTCATTCCTGGTGGCGGGATTCATCCCCTTACCCTTGAAGGGATGtgctttatttatttggtttacAGAAATAGGGAAATTAGGAAACTTAAGCGAGATTTAAAGGAGGGAAAGATTCCAGCATCTATGTACATAGACAAAGTGAGAATTCGTTTAAAGTGTAGTTTGGACCATAAGTCCAAAAATGGTAATAAGTTTCATGTGATGAACTACAATGAATCTCCACACCAAAGTTTCCTTGGCACATTTGAGGAATTTGTTGGGAAGCATgtttataaatacattaagTATAGAAAGTCTGAGATACATGATCGACTCagcaaattgtttcttttaatgGAGTAG
- the LOC106763388 gene encoding exocyst complex component EXO70B1-like, with protein sequence MSLGLSRLSQLGFEVDLLYFFCALLTVQLMKIKLWLVTVGGAFSYSLILLRSNLDLQPRSGYQELQHQDHVVVEIGSHLQPHGTSNSVTQADSTQTIMDSSQPHRVIDMVWPSRGTRHSASQVVSPQEGGAGGAPPENIYGTKECFMGCIEALQKENGTVIRAISMHVDKYLKARVLSEEHSSVPELHGDDNMVVDSLPSGMISKLRESVQKMVSDGFEEECLHVYSNWRREFLKECLWASGLQDQELNGEDINNSEKIEMLIKAMNIAARMLFPNEKRLFNRVFRGSILNGEFHFRELCTELATGLLNSALALGTWSPYMCNTLKELIHEYESFTIRRNIVVVLIRQRLCIYEALGDVSLIPGGGIHPLTLEGMYFIYLVYRNWEIRKLSQDLKEGKIPLSVYKDKVRILLKSSLDDKSKNGNNREVVYYINSRHQSREDKLRVGLDEMISPVLIYRTIELLESSLEVNSENYKNPSLGYVFIMNNRRFIELEAKLNRLGPALGDDWLHKNITKFQENLELYLRSSWNKILDFLKVDINQPEPSITAELMKDNLYWFNEHFDETCNIQTAWSVCDEELREQIIKSIENMLLPAYGSFLGTFEEFVGKNAYKYIKYGIFEVEDRLNKLFLLRE encoded by the coding sequence ATGTCTCTAGGCTTGTCTAGGCTCAGTCAGTTAGGATTTGAGGTTGATCTCCTCTATTTTTTCTGTGCACTTTTGACGGTACaacttatgaaaataaaattgtggcTCGTCACTGTTGGAGGAGCTTTCAGTTATTCCCTCATCCTTCTTCGTTCCAATTTGGATCTTCAACCAAGAAGTGGGTATCAAGAACTTCAACACCAAGATCATGTAGTCGTTGAAATTGGTTCTCATTTACAACCACATGGAACCAGTAATAGTGTTACTCAAGCGGATTCAACCCAAACAATTATGGATAGTTCACAACCACACCGTGTCATTGATATGGTTTGGCCTTCAAGAGGAACAAGGCACAGTGCTTCTCAAGTAGTTTCACCTCAAGAGGGTGGTGCTGGTGGTGCCCCTCCAGAAAACATTTATGGTACCAAGGAATGTTTCATGGGTTGTATAGAGGCTCTTCAGAAGGAGAATGGGACCGTTATCAGAGCAATTTCCATGCATGTAGACAAATACCTTAAAGCTCGTGTTCTTAGTGAGGAGCATAGTTCAGTGCCAGAATTGCATGGCGACGACAACATGGTGGTGGATTCATTGCCGTCAGGAATGATCAGCAAGCTTCGTGAAAGTGTACAGAAGATGGTGTCAGATGGATTTGAGGAGGAATGTTTGCACGTGTACAGTAATTGGCGGAGGGAGTTTCTGAAAGAGTGTCTCTGGGCATCAGGGTTGCAAGATCAAGAGCTCAACGGGGAGGACATTAACAACTCGGAGAAGATTGAGATGCTGATAAAAGCTATGAACATAGCTGCGAGGATGCTCTTTCCCAATGAAAAAAGACTCTTCAATCGTGTCTTTAGGGGCTCCATTCTCAATGGAGAGTTTCATTTCAGGGAACTTTGCACGGAATTGGCTACTGGTCTGCTGAACTCTGCCCTTGCTTTGGGAACATGGAGTCCTTACATGTGCAACACATTGAAGGAGTTGATACATGAGTATGAATCATTTACAATACGAAGAAATATTGTAGTGGTCCTGATAAGGCAGAGATTGTGCATTTATGAGGCTTTGGGAGACGTATCACTCATTCCTGGTGGCGGGATTCATCCCCTTACCCTTGAAGGAATgtactttatttatttggtttacAGAAATTGGGAAATTAGGAAACTTAGCCAAGATTTAAAGGAGGGAAAGATTCCATTATCTGTGTACAAAGACAAAGTGAGAATTCTGTTAAAGAGTAGTTTGGACGACAAGTCCAAAAATGGTAATAACCGTGAAGTGGTGTACTACATTAATTCTCGACACCAAAGTAGGGAGGATAAACTTAGAGTAGGTTTAGATGAAATGATTTCACCAGTGTTGATTTACAGGACGATAGAGCTTTTAGAGAGCAGTTTAGAAGTCAACtcagaaaattacaaaaacccTTCTTTGGGTTATGTTTTCATCATGAACAACCGGAGATTCATTGAATTAGAGGCAAAACTGAATAGACTGGGACCTGCTTTAGGAGATGACTGGCTCCACAAAAACATAACAAAGTTCCAAGAAAACCTTGAGCTCTACCTAAGAAGCTCATGGAATAAGATTTTGGACTTTTTGAAGGTAGACATCAACCAACCAGAGCCTAGTATTACAGCCGAGCTGATGAAAGACAACCTTTATTGGTTCAACGAACACTTTGATGAGACATGCAACATTCAGACTGCATGGTCTGTCTGTGATGAGGAGCTAAGggaacaaataataaaatccaTAGAAAACATGCTGTTGCCAGCGTATGGAAGTTTCCTTGGAACATTTGAGGAATTTGTTGGGAAGAATGCTTATAAATACATTAAGTATGGAATTTTTGAGGTTGAAGATCGACTcaacaaattgtttcttttaagGGAGTAG